From a single Cydia amplana chromosome 10, ilCydAmpl1.1, whole genome shotgun sequence genomic region:
- the LOC134651404 gene encoding uncharacterized protein LOC134651404 isoform X1, with amino-acid sequence MDFTLPACAQLRRSGTVITKPKDDCYRICTGRTNFVSTPEKCELCGRTSTNSQYSDCDSETVKKCRPHRSSTARSRYVNVCAAVCLLLLVGFTPRTSAAPRPRRDSMENEAWANPCDYAPGSSPSSPKPFTKDQAKEVANQAKAALDNAQSFKNNFSDSIQSFPSFSETFDTTPWLRNKPFVTQYTFPETKVKIDMEMPLEDLSKVVANIDDHLPSMYKALKMVAAGLYAIKENGLKQDVREEKNLKPFFDHYFNAVRQVLCEFNEVMVSKHMEILPLPDNEIPIIGENRTDTMFHIYRDTMLYLDYLRQVMDHWARSP; translated from the exons ATGGACTTCACCTTGCCCGCTTGTGCCCAGTTGCGGCGGTCCGGTACCGTTATAACCAAACCTAAGGACGATTGCTACAGGATATGTACAGGTCGTACTAATTTCGTAAGTACGCCGGAAAAATGTGAACTGTGTGGTAGGACTAGTACGAATAGCCAATACAGTGACTGTGATAGTGAAACAGTGAAGAAATGTCGACCCCACAGATCGAGTACAGCTAGAAGCA GATACGTCAACGTCTGTGCAGCGGTGTGTCTACTACTACTGGTCGGATTCACCCCGCGGACATCGGCGGCGCCGCGGCCTAGAAGAGACAGCATGGAGAACGAAGCGTGGGCGAACCCTTGTGACTACGCCCCTGGGagc TCCCCATCATCACCAAAACCATTCACAAAAGACCAAGCCAAAGAAGTCGCGAATCAAGCAAAAGCCGCACTCGACAATGCACaatcattcaaaaataatttc TCTGACAGCATACAAAGCTTTCCTTCGTTCAGCGAGACGTTTGACACGACGCCCTGGCTGCGGAATAAACCATTTGTTACTCAATACACTTTTCCCGAAACGAAGGTCAAGATTGATATGGAAATGCCGCTAGAAGATCTGAGCAAAGTtgtt GCTAATATTGATGACCATTTGCCATCTATGTATAAGGCGCTTAAAATGGTTGCGGCGGGATTGTACGCAATCAAAGAGAACGGGCTTAAACAAGACGTTAGGGAAGAGAAGAACCTCAAGCCTTTCTTCGACCACTACTTCAACGCCGTGAGACAAGTTCTTTGCGAATTTAAT GAAGTGATGGTGTCAAAACATATGGAAATTCTTCCCCTACCAGACAACGAAATTCCAATCATAGGAGAGAACAGAACCGACACTATGTTCCATATATACAGAGACACGATGCTGTACCTCGACTACCTTCGGCAAGTCATGGACCACTGGGCGCGTAGTCCTTAG
- the LOC134651404 gene encoding uncharacterized protein LOC134651404 isoform X2, whose amino-acid sequence MVPSDRRNTKKISGYVNVCAAVCLLLLVGFTPRTSAAPRPRRDSMENEAWANPCDYAPGSSPSSPKPFTKDQAKEVANQAKAALDNAQSFKNNFSDSIQSFPSFSETFDTTPWLRNKPFVTQYTFPETKVKIDMEMPLEDLSKVVANIDDHLPSMYKALKMVAAGLYAIKENGLKQDVREEKNLKPFFDHYFNAVRQVLCEFNEVMVSKHMEILPLPDNEIPIIGENRTDTMFHIYRDTMLYLDYLRQVMDHWARSP is encoded by the exons GATACGTCAACGTCTGTGCAGCGGTGTGTCTACTACTACTGGTCGGATTCACCCCGCGGACATCGGCGGCGCCGCGGCCTAGAAGAGACAGCATGGAGAACGAAGCGTGGGCGAACCCTTGTGACTACGCCCCTGGGagc TCCCCATCATCACCAAAACCATTCACAAAAGACCAAGCCAAAGAAGTCGCGAATCAAGCAAAAGCCGCACTCGACAATGCACaatcattcaaaaataatttc TCTGACAGCATACAAAGCTTTCCTTCGTTCAGCGAGACGTTTGACACGACGCCCTGGCTGCGGAATAAACCATTTGTTACTCAATACACTTTTCCCGAAACGAAGGTCAAGATTGATATGGAAATGCCGCTAGAAGATCTGAGCAAAGTtgtt GCTAATATTGATGACCATTTGCCATCTATGTATAAGGCGCTTAAAATGGTTGCGGCGGGATTGTACGCAATCAAAGAGAACGGGCTTAAACAAGACGTTAGGGAAGAGAAGAACCTCAAGCCTTTCTTCGACCACTACTTCAACGCCGTGAGACAAGTTCTTTGCGAATTTAAT GAAGTGATGGTGTCAAAACATATGGAAATTCTTCCCCTACCAGACAACGAAATTCCAATCATAGGAGAGAACAGAACCGACACTATGTTCCATATATACAGAGACACGATGCTGTACCTCGACTACCTTCGGCAAGTCATGGACCACTGGGCGCGTAGTCCTTAG